One window of the Candidatus Methylomirabilota bacterium genome contains the following:
- a CDS encoding ATP-binding protein, translated as MGARQREISVSEFFTKNRHLLGFDNPRKALLTCVKEAVDNALDACEEAGILPDVVIKLEVVGNGEPAPPASQATRFRVTVIDNGPGIVRQQIPPICAKLLYGSKFHRLRMSRGQQGIGISAAALYGQLTTGQPIKIT; from the coding sequence ATGGGAGCCCGTCAGCGGGAGATCTCCGTCTCCGAGTTCTTCACCAAGAACCGCCATCTCCTGGGCTTCGACAACCCGCGCAAGGCGCTGCTCACCTGCGTGAAGGAGGCGGTCGACAATGCCCTTGACGCGTGCGAGGAGGCCGGGATCCTTCCGGATGTGGTCATCAAGCTGGAGGTCGTCGGCAACGGCGAGCCCGCGCCGCCGGCCAGCCAGGCCACGCGCTTCCGCGTCACCGTCATCGACAACGGGCCCGGCATCGTCCGCCAGCAGATCCCGCCCATCTGCGCCAAGCTCCTCTACGGCTCCAAGTTCCACCGGCTCCGGATGAGCCGGGGCCAGCAGGGGATCGGCATCTCCGCGGCGGCGCTCTACGGCCAGCTCACCACCGGTCAGCCGATCAAGATCAC